Proteins found in one Labrenzia sp. VG12 genomic segment:
- a CDS encoding NADH-quinone oxidoreductase subunit C, which yields MDETLKELAEHIELGLGESLVSWKVEYGELTLTVNATNILDVIRFLRDNSSCKFVNLTDICGVDYPEREKRFDVVYHFLSPVQNQRIRVKAATDETTPVASLTPLFPGAEWFEREAYDMYGILFSDHPDLRRILTDYGFDGHPLRKDFPVTGFVEVRYDDEKKRVVYEPVRLNQEMRSFDFMSPWEGTDYVLPGDEKATTS from the coding sequence ATGGACGAGACGTTGAAGGAACTCGCGGAGCATATCGAGCTCGGCCTGGGCGAGTCCCTTGTGTCCTGGAAAGTCGAATACGGCGAGCTGACGCTGACCGTGAACGCGACCAACATCCTCGACGTGATCCGTTTCCTGCGCGACAACAGCTCGTGCAAGTTCGTCAACCTGACCGATATCTGCGGTGTCGATTATCCGGAACGCGAAAAGCGCTTTGATGTCGTCTATCACTTCCTGTCGCCGGTGCAGAACCAGCGCATCCGGGTAAAGGCCGCGACGGACGAAACAACACCGGTGGCATCGCTGACCCCGCTTTTTCCGGGGGCCGAATGGTTCGAACGCGAAGCCTATGACATGTACGGCATCCTGTTCTCCGATCATCCGGACCTGCGCCGGATCCTGACAGACTATGGTTTCGACGGCCATCCGCTGCGCAAGGATTTCCCGGTCACCGGCTTCGTTGAAGTGCGCTATGACGACGAGAAAAAACGCGTTGTCTACGAGCCCGTTCGGTTGAACCAGGAAATGCGCAGCTTTGATTTCATGTCGCCCTGGGAAGGCACGGATTACGTGCTGCCCGGCGACGAGAAAGCAACGACGAGCTGA
- a CDS encoding NADH-quinone oxidoreductase subunit B family protein translates to MGLTTTEPLVAPKPKGIIDPNTGNPVGADDAFFLEVNNELADKGFLVTSTDNLIQWARTGSLMWMTFGLACCAVEMMQMSMPRYDAERFGFAPRASPRQSDVMIVAGTLTNKMAPALRKVYDQMPEPRYVISMGSCANGGGYYHYSYSVVRGCDRVVPVDIYVPGCPPTAEALLYGVLMLQKKIRRTGTIER, encoded by the coding sequence ATGGGATTGACCACGACCGAGCCGCTCGTTGCCCCGAAACCGAAGGGCATCATTGATCCGAACACCGGCAATCCGGTGGGCGCCGACGACGCCTTTTTCCTGGAAGTGAACAACGAACTGGCCGACAAGGGCTTCCTTGTCACCTCCACCGACAATCTGATCCAGTGGGCGCGCACGGGTTCGCTGATGTGGATGACCTTCGGCCTGGCCTGCTGCGCCGTCGAGATGATGCAGATGTCGATGCCGCGCTATGACGCTGAACGTTTCGGCTTCGCGCCGCGTGCGTCCCCGCGCCAGTCCGACGTCATGATTGTTGCCGGCACGCTGACCAACAAGATGGCTCCGGCCCTGCGCAAGGTCTATGACCAGATGCCAGAGCCTCGGTATGTCATCTCCATGGGCTCCTGCGCCAATGGTGGCGGCTATTACCATTATTCCTATTCGGTGGTGCGTGGCTGTGACCGGGTGGTCCCGGTAGATATCTATGTTCCTGGCTGCCCTCCGACAGCCGAGGCGCTTCTTTACGGCGTGTTGATGCTGCAGAAGAAGATCCGCCGCACGGGAACGATCGAACGATAA
- a CDS encoding NADH-quinone oxidoreductase subunit A, whose protein sequence is MDDLLREYVPIVVFMGIALVIGLALLISPFLLAYKNPDPEKLSAYECGFNAFDDARMKFDVRFYLVSILFIIFDLEVAFLFPWATVFGELGWYGFWSMMIFLGVLTIGFIYEWKKGALEWD, encoded by the coding sequence ATGGATGATCTGTTGCGGGAATATGTCCCGATTGTCGTTTTCATGGGCATTGCCCTTGTAATCGGCCTTGCACTGCTGATTTCGCCCTTCCTGCTGGCCTACAAGAACCCGGACCCGGAAAAGCTGTCTGCCTATGAGTGCGGCTTCAACGCGTTTGATGACGCCCGCATGAAGTTCGACGTGCGCTTCTATCTGGTCTCCATCCTGTTCATCATCTTCGATCTCGAAGTCGCCTTCCTTTTCCCATGGGCAACGGTGTTCGGTGAATTGGGCTGGTACGGGTTCTGGTCCATGATGATCTTCCTGGGTGTCCTGACCATCGGCTTTATCTATGAATGGAAGAAGGGAGCGCTGGAATGGGATTGA